The genomic region TAAATCGTACACAGTAACTTTAAAAAACGAGTCAAGCTCATTTCGCTGCTCTTGCGTTAGCCCTAAATCGAAAACTGCTATTTGTTCTAATTGATCATAATTATATCGATGAACGCTGCCAATAGCATTAGTTAAATGCTCATAATATGATCCATCTGATGCCATACAAAAATAAAGGGGGATATAATCGCCCTGTGCATGTATTGGGGATGTGATACAAAACACCGCCACAAAAATTCTTATTATATGTTGCTTCATTCCATCTTCTCCTTATTAGTAATATCGTTATATATACCTAACGTCAGAAACAATCGTACTCACGATTTATTATTTTTTCTATACGCCAAAAACCGCCCTACGCTACTATTTCTATTTCAAAATAACTTCATTGTATCTCAAAACAAATCTGCTATACTGACGACCACTTTCTTTACTATTTAAATAATGAAACTTAAAAACATTTTATGTAACTACAAATCTAAAAGAGGTCTTTCATGAAACAACTCATCTCGTTCACCATATCCTTACTTTTGTGTTGTGCTGCCATAATTACAAAAACAATCTCTCCAGCCGTGGAAAGACCACCCTACGTGGATATCCAAGTTTTAAGAAAATCACAAAAACCAGCTGACGAACTTGGAAGACAAATATTAGCTGCCGTAGCAGCCAATACAAAAGAGGCGGAACAATTAAAAGAATTCGTTCTCTCTGAACATTGGAATCCAGTACCCGCAGAACAAAAGAGCTGTATCCTTGAAGATCATCGCGCAAAGCAAGACGCACGATACGATGCAATCCTTCACCCGTCCCTATCGAAAAAAACCAAAAATACGTTACTGACATGCGCTTACATGCTAGCTTGCGGCGCAGCAGGTCTGTATATAGGAGTGAACCCATACAACAATCAACAATTCGGCATTCTGGTCAGTAAACTGAAAAAAGGCTTGTTGGGCAAATAATAACCGAATGACTCTAAAATTCAGGTAGTAGATACACGATCTAGTACCTATAAAGTAAAAAAAGAAGGTGATAAAAAGAAGATTATCGCCTTCTTTTTTTACTTTAATCCAACAATACGGTATATTGATGGTAGTGTTATAGTATGTCTTCTTACAAAATCTTTAAGGAGTTCGCTATGTACAAAAAACTAACTCATCTTTTTCTAACCACTTCTCTTTTTATAACACCATTTCATTCCCAACAGCTACACGCACGTCATTATTCATCTGAAGAATCAACCAGTGACAAAATCATAAAAGGTACTGCCATTGGCGCCGCTGTTGGTGCAGTTGCAACCGGAGCATATATGCTCGGCAGCTGGCTATTCTCGCCTTCAAACGAGAAATTCGTGCACCAAAGCCACCAAAATCTTGATGAGCTAGAGCATCATTATGGACCAATCATGGATGCTCTCGCACCGATGGCAACAAACAGATCACATAAACACCAGCCGACACAGCTCAGCGAAGAAAAGCTAACTGCATTAGCAGATACATTTTTCAGAAATGGAACGCTGAAAATCTCTGATTATCTGTACACCTTGAACAATGCGATTAACAATATGCAGAGCCAATCTAAAGACTTACACAAACGTATGCGTAAATCGAACATAGAAAGAGGTTTGTATCGTGATATGGAGCAATTGGCTGATCGAATTGCCATGGCAAAAACAGAACTAGAACAGTTATATGATATTCTGAAAAAAGATGAATCATTTTTTGCACTATATGACGTTGAAAGCCTTCTGCATCGTGGTTATAAACAAGAGCTTGAAATAATCGGTGCCGCAAACGCACATCGTTATGAGCGGACGCAGCGTACATTACACGCAACGGTTATTGCAGGTACATCATACAACGAACATCAAGGCCTAACGTACAAAAATTATTTGTACGCTCTCGAGAATGATATTGCAGAACTACACAAACGATTATCACGGGTTTCATCACATCATCGCACGATCATTGCACACTGCACCTTGTTGTACGATCAACTGAGAACTCTTAAACATACTATCCTTACTTCGTCTGAGTATATACAAGCAGATCGTGACTACACTATCTACCTACAAAAAGAAGCATTACTCCGCATAGAACGGGAGAAAACTGCCGCTTTAGAACGTCAAAACAGTATTCTTCGTGAACAAAACAGGCTCAAAGAACAAGAGCTCCGAGAAGCACAACGCCGTGAGAAAGCAGAAATTATCATAGAACTAAATTGTAATCACGATGATTCGCGTCGATATAGCGATTATTAAAAAGGGTGCACATGCAAAACAGATTTAAAAAGATAGCAATATTGTTACCACTTTTGTGCATACTACCTTGCACCGCGCAGCAGAAGAAAGGTTCATATAAAATCGAGTCAAGGTTATTTACCACTCCCCAAGACATTCCCAGCTATAAGATTTTGACAGAAAAACTAATCGAGCTTAGAAAAAACAGTATGAGCAAACCAGAAGAAATTTTAAAATCTGGCCACCTATCAACTTTTCAGGCATATACAACGGCAGTGATCATACTGGAAAACATCATACTCGCGGCGGAATATAATAACGAAATTAAAATTACCATTGAATCCAAATCAAAATAACCTTTAGCATAAGGATAGATAGATGCAAATTAACAAAATCGGTTTCTTATCAGTAATATCACTTCTTTGTCTATTGCCTACTTGCATACATGCAGATGTGACAATCCTCCGAGCAAGACCAGATGCATACAGCGATGTGCCCTATGTACCAGGTGGCGTGCCAAGAACGCGAATTCTATACGCAACAGAAAAAAGAGTAGAGAAACATGAAAAAGAAGAAAACGATCCTGCTGTCACTGCTGCTCTACTCGACTTCCGGGATAAATTAGAAGATGCGCAAAAAACACTAAAAAATCGAATTCTAAGAATTAAAACGTATCACAGACATACCCGCATCACACCTGATTGCTCATCTTGTGAGGAAATACAAACATTAAAGGGCAAAGAAGAAGTGAACAAGAGAGTTCTTGAAGCAGTTAACGACGCCCAAAAAATCAATAGTCGAAACAAGCGTTTTCATTTTCTCGCCGCGGAACTATATTAACAACGAACCATACTTTTAAGAATTAACTATGAAATCTCAATTTTTTATATTATGTCTTCTTGCATTGGCCAACACAACATGCGCGACTCAACTCTGCTCTACTCCTGCATGTGAAAAAGCTTCATGGAATCGACTCGAAACTCTAAAATTGGAAGCTGTCCAAGCGGAAACAGAATTTACAAAACGTAAGAATCAACATGTACATGAGCAAATGGTAAAAGTATGCCTTCTTTGCAAATATATTGAAGACCTGCGAAAGCAAGCTGACGAGGCACATAAAAAAGTACAAAATTTCATAGAACAAGAAAAAACAGCCTCCCGGTCACACCATCATACAATCCTACATGAATCGGGAGTTAGTAGCCGATAATAACCATTCACTCATTTAAGGAGACCTAGTAATGACAGCAAAACAATTCTCACTTGGATTACTGATAATACTGAGCCCAATGCCTTGCTCGGCGTCGTTTCGAGACATTTTCAGAAAACAAGAAGTTCCCAAAATGCATCCTGCTAAAACTGCGGAATTTCAGGAAATTAGAGCTCTTCTTTTAGTGCGATTGCGCAATACGTCCATTGAATTAGATAAAGCACAACTCCATGCAAACCCAACTACCGAAAATGCTCATCCAACAATAGTACCTGGTTGCTTAAATTGTGAGAAAATCGAAATTCTAAAAGGACAAAAAGCGGGATCTCGAGAAGTCGCAAGCATCATAAAAGCAGCGATACTATGCTCAGAGGAAAATGGCGGTGCTGAAATCAATGCAACTTTTCAAGCGGCACGTGGCTCAGCAAACCGCTTGGGTGGCACCGGTGTATCGGATGATGAGGCATAATCGCCGCCAATCATTGCTAACAAAACAGTAGATCAAAGGGTGTTGAATATAACGTTCAACGCCCTTTTTCTCTGTAATAATGCCCCAAATTTCGGTTTTTTACTTTACCAACAATTCATGTATTCTGATTACTAAATAGTTAGATAATTATATTAATAGTATGAGGGGTCATTATGTATAAAAATGTTACACATTCTGCAATTATCCTCAGCATCTTTTTGGCGCCATTTTCTACCCATCAGATCGAAGCTCATAATAGAAAACATAACCATTCAACGTTGTATGTTGCGGGACAGGCCATATTGGGCACTGTATCCATTGCAACCACAATAGCAAGCATCTACGCATTTACCAAATGGCTCATGACTCCCTCAAATGAGCAAGTTATCGAAGCAGCAGTAACCTCAAGCAGAACAGCGTATCAACAATATATGCCCATCCTCAGCACTATAGAATCTGCTCATATGATTACCGTTACTAAAAGTGCATCTTACACCAACTTACATAACATTATTGCAAACGCTACAGAGGAACACGTTGCTGCAATAGCAGAAACATTGCTTAAATATAATACAAAAAAAATACATCAATATTTATGCGATCTCAGTGATAGCACCTATCGATTAACCACACACAATGATACCATTCTTGCGCGTATGCATGACCTACTGGTTAATGATGACAATACCGGCAACATCTATCAATCAATGCAGAAAATATCGACTGATTTAGAACAGCAACTATCGCAACTAGGTTTTTTGTATGATTATTTAAAACATCATGAACCATATTTTGCTCTTCGTGGGCTGGAAATGAATATCAAAAACCATTACCAAAAAGAATTGCTCGCCATTATACAACCTAGACAAGATTATGAGCGTTTGCCACGAGACATATATGCAGCTATCATAACTCGTAAATTGGACAATGCGCATGCAGGACTTTTATATCATAACTACCTCTACGCGCTAGATCACAATATCAAAGAATTCAAGATGCGATTGAGTAACGTGGAATACAAATATCAAGCCATTATCAGTCGCTGTACTGCATTATTTAATCAACTAGAAGCCATTCAACATGCAATTTATACATCATCTGAATACGCCACTGCACGGCGCGATTATGAAATATACCTACAAAAGGAAGAACTGCTTGCAATAGAACGGTCAAAAACTGCCGCTTTGCATGATCAAAACAGAATCTTACGGGAACAAAATAGGTTGAAAGCTCAAGAACTTCAAGAAAACCGACAGAATAAATCAGATATCATCATAGAAATAGACTGCAATAATGACGACATCCTAATTTTAGATGATCTATAAGATAGTTTTTAAACAGCACGCCAAATAAACAAAATAATTAATAACATAACACCAGAGGACCATCATATGAATTCTTTACAATTTTCTGCACTTGTATTCTTGCTATTCACTTCGGGGATTGATCTATACGCTCAAAACAATGAGGCTTCATCTGCCTGCGAGACAAAATCGGAAAAAACTATATTGTGTCCATCAAAACCAGACTCATCCACGCTGCTTAATCCTTCTGCGACCGAAATATTACGCAAACAGAAAGACAGACATCTAAGTAAACCACTTGAAACCCTCCACGCACCTCAGACAAAAACCAAAATCCAAGGTATATGGGAAAAAATAGCAAAACACCCAATGCCTGTGCTATTAGCCACAATAATGGCAATTGGATTTTTTGCAGATTCGGACGTTAGCCCTCTTTTTGATGTAAAACGTATTTAACACACAAAAACATCTAATAAAGAAATGTTTAAAGGCGCCCAAAATGAATCAATTTTTAAAAACTTTTTTTCTATCGCTCCTTGCAGTAACAACTTGGTCATACACAAAACCGCCCCACATCATTAGTATGAATACCACTCATAGTAATTCCTACTCTCCATCTAGTGATGAGATAATATCACCATTCGGGCAATATTTAATTACTGAGGCTTATAAACGACAAATAAAATGTCAGCAGGCGCTTCATGAACGAATATGCACGGAAAGCCGTGCAACCGAAACCAAACAAAATTATCTAAGAGCAATCGACGTTCATCATAGCGCATTGCCTTCTCATGCATTTCCGAATGAAAAAGATAATTGCTTTGGCTGCAAAAAAATAAAAGCTTTGAGTAATAAGCTGCAAGATTATTCAGCTCAAACTCCAGGGATCGTACACGACGCAACAGAGGCCAGAAGCAAATATGACGCACTCGAAACTATTGCCTCCCAATACTCGAAGCTAACCAAAGAAAACATCATGGCTAGATTTTATCGAGAACAAATTCGAGCAACGCTCAGCACAGCACACATTACCAATTGTAAGCATTGTTTTGAATCGACTGAAACAGAATAACATTGTAAAAACTACTAAAAAAAGATGCTGCAGTTTTTGCTCAGCATCTTTTTCGTTTTCATCAGCTTTGTTATCCAACTACTTTATTTGGTAAATCCGATGTTTACCAACTTTACGGAATAACAATCGGTAAATAGCCTTCATTAAAAGAGCGTATTTTGCCGCGCCTTTTCGGCGCACAATTATCTGGATGGCGACGTTCGCGGAAGCTCTCTCACCATGACGGTTAGAGAACGCCAATAGTACTAATAATATTTATTTGTACTTCATAGTTTTACTTTTCAAATAAGTCTCTTTACTCAACTATCCCATACTACACACCAAAATGATGTCATCTACCTTCGCTACCACTCCACCTGCTCCAGAATATAAGGCATTTCATACTGTCATGGTGAGCGAAGCGTAGCCATCCAGAATCTGTGCGCTCAATCTGAGTGCGACATCATAGTTATCAAACTGTTACATCGAACCCACGTTATATAGGCTTTTTTGACTCTATCCTTCTTTTTATATACATTAATAGACATGCAATGCGATTTTAAATAAAAATAAAAATACAAAACCAAGAAGATCAATATGGATAAATTTTCAAAAAAGCGTGTCTTGCTTCTACTTGCAGCCATATCATTACCATGCACAATGTCATCATACGCTCCCTTCTTCCTTAAAAAGGACCTCCAAACAAACCCAAAAGAACACCCAACCGAAAACGTTGATGCTACAGATAAAAAAGATCTTATCGCTGCTCTAGCAAAAATGACCGCAAACGGTGAAATAGCTTTTCCCTCAGCTATTTTCCTATCCTCCTCGATTAACAACTACGTCTGAACGACGTTTAATAACTAGGCACGCTCATGCCACAAATACAATAACTCATTCCACCATTGCAAAATTACAAAGAAGAGCAAGTCTGAGGCTTGAAACAAAAAGCTATATCCCCAAAACAACAATAGCTTTAAAGGATTATATAAAAATAAAAGAATTAAAGCGTAGCGCCATTACAAGGACATCATGGATCATTGAAAATGATGGCATTGAAGATGACGGCAGTTTCAATGATGCAATCATCGGAGATGGCGGCTTCATCTGCGGCGATGATGGTTACTACTCAATCAGAGAAGAGGTTGACATCCCCCTAAATAATGAATATGTGATCGCTGACAAAGGCTACTAACGAAATTTTCCGGATAAGCCAATTAAGAAAATAGCGCTCAACAAAATCAAGCGCTATTTTTTTTTTACTTTATTTGGTAAATCCGATGTTTACCAACTTTAATAATCATACCAGGCTGCCACGTAATCTGCTGCTTAAAGTCATTAATTACAACATCATCAATGTGCACTGCATGTGATTCTATTAATCGACGTGCTTCTGATGAACTGGTAATTGCTCCTAAAGCTTTCAGCAAATCAACAATCCATAGCGGGTTTGCACAATCAGCTGGTAACGCCACTTCTTGCGCTTTTGAGTAATCATGTTTTTGGAATAATGCTTCAAATGTATCACGCGCTTGCTGCGCATCATTTTTTGACCAAAAACGAGTAACAATATCTTGCGCCATCTGTTTTTTAAGCGTCATCGGATGAGCTTGATTAGCGGCAACATCCTGTTGCATCTGACTAATTTCTGCTGGAGATTTTAACAATAATAATTCAAAATAACGCCACATCAACGTATCGGAAATAGACATCAATTTTCCAAATGCCTGGTCTGGCGCTTCGGCAAGACCAATTGCATTGCCTAACGATTTTGACATCTTTTGATGCCCATCAAGACCTTCAAGCAACGGGGTTGTGATGATAACTTGTGGTTCCATTTCCCATTGCTCTTGCAAGTAACGGCCCATTAACAAGTTAAATGTTTGATCGGTACCGCCAAGCTCTACATCTGCCTTGAGTACCACGGAATCATACCCTTGAAATAACGGATACAGCAACTCATGAAATCCAATCGGTTGATTGTTTTTCATACGATTCGAAAAATCTTCTCGTTCAATAAGCCGTGCAAGGGTCACCTGCCCACACAACTTCACCATGTCTTTGACGGCTAATGCATCAAGCCATTGCGAGTTATAGCAGATGGTCATCTTGTTAATGTCTAAAATTTTACCAACCTGCTCAAAGTAGGTTTTGGTATTAAATGCGATATCTGCCTCGGTAAGTGGTGGACGAGTTTTAGACTTACCGGTTGGATCTCCAATGCGAGCAGTAAAATCACCAATAATAAAAATAATTTCGTGACCTAAGTCTTGAAACTGTTTTAGCTTAGAAAGCACAACCGCGTGCCCTAAATGTAAATTCGGCGCTGTAGGATCCATACCTAATTTAATTTTAAGCGGTTTGCCTTTTTCTAATTTTTTTATGAGCTCGTGTTCCGGAATCAAACTTACCGTACCAACCTTAATCTGCTCAACAATATCTTTAACAACTGCCATAGCTTTTATAATCACTTTATAAAATTAAATTACCAACATACGTAATCGCTTGTTCAACATAAAACGATAAAATACCGCCAAAAATAACCAGAATGACTATGGGCGCAAATACAATCACATAGTATGCGCGATCTGCCAACTCTCGGTCATAGTAAAAAACCATAAGAACAACTGCACTAATCATGCTTTCTACCAACAATAACCACACATTTAAAGACATACATGCTCTATACAGCTGTGTCGCTAGCAACATGCTCGGTGTTAGCCCTATCACATCAGGACTCGTAAACAATAAGACAAGCTTAAAAAATAGTAATGCCAAAATAGGGATACAAAAAAATATAAATGAATTGGAAAAGAGCACTGCTGCTAATTTTAAAAACCGATGGCGTCCACCAATATTTACCGGATTTAATGGTATAATTTGTCCCCATCCAAATCCTGTATAAATAGGAATACGCATATCTCTCCACAAAATAATTCTTGTATCAAATGAAAGGAACAAGATAAGCAAACCAAATAAATTAATATGTGCAAACGGATTTAAAGTCAAAAAACCAAACTCTTCTGCTGTGTCGTCCCCCATTTTTTTCCCTACCCATGCACGGAAGCAACCTGCAGGAGTAATGGAAATCAGATATACAAAGGTAAGCAACAAAAGCCCTATAATAGATTCAATATTTTTGATACCAAGCAACATTCGTATATTTCCTAATTATAACTATAGATCGGTTTTTTAACGCAAATTCAAGTCTAAAATAAATAGAGGGTAGGGTCAATGTATCGACCAGACTTCATCTGCAAGCACTTCAAACTACGTAGGATATCCCGCCTGCGAGCACTTTGTAACTTTAGTGAAGTAGCAAGGCGTGCCACAAAAGGAAAAATGTCATGCGCAATAATCAAGGTACTCTGGAAAATCATTGCTCTTAACCGCTTTATAAGTTTGTAATATCACATAAGGGACAGCACGCAAATTAATGCTTGATTTTTTTGGTTCTATTGCAGAATCAGGATTATTAAAATCGATAGTATACATTGCTTCTTGTGTCGTATCAGATGTTTCAAAAAAATCTAATGTTTTAGAAATAGGATCAATCCTTATATAAAAATTAACCTCACCAAAATCATAAGTTGAAACTATATAATAATACATA from Candidatus Babeliales bacterium harbors:
- the tyrS gene encoding tyrosine--tRNA ligase, producing the protein MAVVKDIVEQIKVGTVSLIPEHELIKKLEKGKPLKIKLGMDPTAPNLHLGHAVVLSKLKQFQDLGHEIIFIIGDFTARIGDPTGKSKTRPPLTEADIAFNTKTYFEQVGKILDINKMTICYNSQWLDALAVKDMVKLCGQVTLARLIEREDFSNRMKNNQPIGFHELLYPLFQGYDSVVLKADVELGGTDQTFNLLMGRYLQEQWEMEPQVIITTPLLEGLDGHQKMSKSLGNAIGLAEAPDQAFGKLMSISDTLMWRYFELLLLKSPAEISQMQQDVAANQAHPMTLKKQMAQDIVTRFWSKNDAQQARDTFEALFQKHDYSKAQEVALPADCANPLWIVDLLKALGAITSSSEARRLIESHAVHIDDVVINDFKQQITWQPGMIIKVGKHRIYQIK